ACTACTCACACAACCTTTTCTCCCTCGGTAAGCATAATTTGTTTTTTCCATTGTCTAAGATGTACTGTCTAGATTTTGTGGCTGGGTAAAATTCCTTCATAATAATCTGTTCCCATTGACTGATGATATTCTCTGTTGGTGTCATAATTCAAGAGCATTgtcacaacattcaaaacaagtACTTTTGTATAGTTCATTATGACTTTGGCCAGGATAAAATTCTTTCTTGCATAGGGCAGATTGTGGGTGCTTAGACACCAATTTTAAGAATAGGATGCATGCTAATCCAGTCAGTTATGTAGTTTTACACAGTgtttgaaaaacaaaaacaaatcttcTATTGTTATCCTAAATGCATTCTACTGATGACCCAAAATCTCTCAAAAAATCTCCTTTCTGAAAAGGTTAGGTCAAAATGTTAGATAAGCATGTATTTTATATGTACAAATCTTTTAAATAATAGTAGGTTTTAACATCACACTGAACTACTGAATTTATCATAATATACCACAACCATTTGGATTGACAAATAAAGTTAGTAAGTTAGTATCCCCCAATCCCACATCATATGTGAGGTCTTTAGATTTGAcacattatttgaactgtagtgtattttatttaacttGAGGTTCACTAGATCTCAAGTTCTCATTCATTAGATATACTTTCTAATGAAAGCATGATATCATCTCTTATTTAATCACCTGAAAACAAGCAGGGATAAATAAAAATGGCAATTAATTATTACTGTTAATTAACAAACATTATTATttatcattataaaaaaaacaagctttttggtttgtttgtttatttaaacaaataaacctTCCCTGTAAACAAATTTTAACAAATGTAACTAAAAACACTACCTGTCAcccattttcatttatttataaaataacacatttttaaaaatattgaaCATAATTGTAATCAGGTTAAACAAGGTGACCACGGTGACCTCAAAAGCTAAAAACTTGGATACAAGTGGGCAGGCCTACATCTACCACTTTGCCCACCTCTCCAGCCTCAGCTCTGCCTGTACCACCTTCTCATCCATATATCACAGAAAATGAATGCATCTATCTGTGCATATATTAATTGAAAAGTCATCACATGTCTTTTCTGTAGCTGTGCTAAAATAGAGTTCCATAGATTATACAGTGGCTTTATCTGTTTTTGTTGACTAAACTTTCTTCCATGCTTTTTGTATTTCTGGGTTTGTAAAAACCCagtatttaattaatttaattacagGATTAAGACTTTATCCAGCTGATAAACAGGGGTATTTATGAGAAGCACTTTAAGGTTTGCAATGATTAGGTGTATAATTTGATAAAGGAGCTTCCTCTCCCTCATACACTCATGTTCATAAAAAGGCATAACTTTGAACACTAACACATCAGTATAATCTAGCAACTAGTTAAAAACAGGCTCCTTCCAATGTTTTAATAACACATCACTGCACATTGAATTTGGTACAGCCCAACAGACCAATTACTGTAGTCTGAGAcaaagtgagagtgagagagaaacaaaagaaAGGATTAAAAAACATTCCTCTAGTCTTTTCTATACACATTTTCCCACTGTGAAACATCACTAATTAAATCACCTGGcaaccacaccagcacacaatTACAATGCACAAAGTGCAcagtttctctccctctctctcttttccccctttctctctatccccctctctctgtcttttcccctctctctctgtggaaaATAAGCAGTGGGTGGTAGTCTTGAGTCTATCATGTAGTAACAAAATTTCACAGAATGGAGCAGAACCCGAGTGATCTTTCCCAGCTGGGAAGCATTCGTTCACAACTGCCTGTAGAGTCCAGCTGTAAGGGAAGGGAACAGCAGTTTTACAGTTAgcaatgttcaaaatatactcTACAGTGATAAGATTATAAATGACTGATAATGCATATAGATCCTGCAAAATGATTTATTACACTGTGGTGAGCTTCAAAGAATTGTTATATTACTTAATGGTTTTATGTGTTAAATATGGTAGAATAACTAAGATAAGTgtcacagcagaacacacagtgGCAGAACTTCAGGGTGTGAGTGAAGGCTACCTCCACTGTTGACAGTATTTCAGGTGATGAATCAATAATACCAACAAGCCTGCACAATGGCATTTTTTGTTTATTGGTCCTTAAATTACTGTTGTCCCTTTAAACATAAGCAAAGGATTTAGAACGCAAACTGCAGGAAGGGGATACTTCAAAGTTGAGTGATGGGTACCAATTGGCTAACATAAATTTAGGCTTGCTCCTGGAAGTTCAGTTGTATGGCTTTGCATAAAATTTGGAAATTCTAGGTGAGATAAAACACCATGTTATATAGAAGAATTAATCTCAaggacatttacagcatttggcagacgcccttatccagagcgacttacatttttatctcactatttttatacaagtgagcaattgagggttaaggaccttgttcaggggcacctcagtcatggcctcaggtcagggaatcgaacccacaacttTCCGGTCAcaggaccagttccctaaccaccaggccatgactgccttaACTACTGCTTCCAGATGTCGTAGGTTCACCTGTCTTAtcaacagacacacagaacctgagaatctccacaaataacaaatgaaaataaataatcaaATAATACAGTCTAGTTCAGAGGTAACAAAAGCTATAAATATGCATTACAAATAACTGATGTCGTTGCAATAGCCCTACAAGTGAATTTCCAATGAGTTGGCATTTTTATCCACAGCAACTTACAGTTATGACTAAGCAATTGAGGGATAAGAGACTTGCTCATGGGCCCGTGGTGGCAACTTGGCAGGTGATGCTTGAGCTGGTAACTTCCAGATTACCAGGCAAGTACCTTAACTACTGAGCTACCACTGTACCTGGCATTTCATATCATATACCTAAAACAGAAATTCTGCATGATAATAACAGtcctaataataattaatagttTTCCAAAATTTCACTTAGATATATCTAGGACCCTACTGAATTAACAAGAACAATTGCATGGACGTAgtttatcaacatttacagATTTCTCAGATTTTTGAAGACAAGCATTTTGTTTCacataatttattaaataatacTGGATAGTATCTTAACCTCATCATGCTAGCCTGCCATGCTATGCTAGTAGCCTACCTTAATGGCTGAGTGGTAAACACATATAAGCATCAGGATCGAGTTGTGCTTCATTCTCTTTAGCAGAGCTGAAAATACTTGTTTATGTTTGACATCTCTCCCTGTCATACAATTCATCAATATACTCTACAGTATGCTAACTTTAGTTTAGCAAGATGCTGGAGCTTCAGACAACTTCCAAAACATAACAGCAATGTTGGTAATTCCTACAACAACTTGCAGTTAAAACAAATTGCTTAGTACATAACCTCTAGTGACAAGCAAAAAGTAatcataaaaaaagaaaaaacacttCTAAAATTGGTTTTGTGTTCTGGTTCTGCTGTAAGTGACAATGTAATAGGATTAATGTCACAAGTGCTTCAGCTAATGTTAAGGTTTCTTTTTcggtttcttttttatttttgctgCTGCTAACAAGTCATAACAAGTCACAAGTAcctatgacctttgaccttgttCTGCTTATGTTTTCAGGCTAAAACTACCACTATCATCAACTTGCCTGTCccctgccaggccctctgtcaTGGCAACCACTGCCGCCAGCAGCAGCGGCAGCAGTTCCGACAGAAAGTCTGCCACCTCCCCACTAATGGCCAAACCCCACGCTCACCAGCAGCGGTTGGTCAGCAAAGATGGACGGAGTCTTGTGCGGAGCCCCACCTACCGTGGGCGGGCATCATGGCTAGGGGCATTACGGGACTTGTGGGGTACGTGGCTCTCCCTGCGCTGGCGATGGATGGTGCTGGCTTTCTGTGGCTCCTTCCTCCTCCACTGGCTGCTCTTCGCTGTGCTATGGTACCTTCTGGCACATGCCAATGGAGACCTGACCGTTGACCATGACAACCCACCCCCTGGGCACACGCTGTGTGTCAAGTATGTGACGGGCTTCACAGCTGCATTCTCATTTGCGCTGGAGACCCAGCTGACCATCGGCTATGGCACCATGTACCCCAATGCTGACTGCCCTACAGCCATCGCCCTTCTCGCCCTGCAGATGCTGCTCGGTCTCATGCTGGAGGCCTTCATCACCGGTATACAGCACAGTGTTTCTCATGATAAAAAAAACATAGGCTCTAGAAACATAATACAATCATACAATGAGACTGACAGTGTGTATGGATGTAGCATTTTGACTTGGAACAACCACTGAGAGCTGTAGGTCAAAAACATCTGCTTAATATTGGTGATATTCATCAGGCAGTGGCACACACCAGTAAGctagaaattaaataaaaataatagttTTAATGGTCTAaatgaaataatcattcaacagACTCAGTAACATATCAATCATGTAGCAGCAGCAAAGAACCAGACTACATTTAATAGATTATTTTAAGAGACTTTTAATTaactgtataaataaaatttggaaTTCGGCTGTTTTCACTTTATCTGGTGTGTCCAAATTCAAATATGTAGATGTTAACAATCCTGCACCAAAACTTAACCTCAACCCAAAACCTAATGCCAACTATCACCATGGCCCTATTCCTGACACTATCCCTAATTAAAATCCAAGCAGCAAGTCTATAACAGCTTGTTGAGTATATTGAGTAAGATCGTATGTATTATCCCTGTTACATAGTCAGTGACTTCTTAGGTTAAGGTTAATAAGTCTTGAGGTTACGGTTAATTGGGCTGCATTGTGGTCTGATCGCTGGTCTCTTGCCCTTGAACTGTGCGATTGTATGCAAATTCTCTGCTTATTCATTCATGACAATGTTCCAGATATTAACAGTGAAAGTATGAATGATGGTGTGTCTGCATGCTCAGTGGTAGATGGTGCTCTATCCAGGATATTGCTCTCTCTACCCTCAAATCAGGACTGTGGCAACTGAATTTCAAATATTTGTATTGAGTTTTTCTAGAACTCAGAATTACAGTAATCTATAGGTATGATAAGGAAAGTGTGCTCCAGGTTTTCAGCATTTTTAAGCCTGAGAAGTCAGACAATATTATGTAGCTGAAGAAAATATTAAACATAACCTAAGAGATTGTGAGCTCTAGAAAGGAGCTTAATTGTTGTGACACAATCAGTGTAAATTAAGACTTCATGGACAGGTTGAGAACATATATAATGAAGAGGACTGGACTATTTGTGTTACAGGGAAGGTTGAGGATTTATCAATAAACACAGAAAGATACATACAGTGTATGTAGAGAATATACCATGTTATGAAAAAAGAATTGCTGGGATAATGTGACCCCTTAAAGCTGCAGTACAATTTGGACTTCTGTGGTGGAAACAAAAACAGATGCGATTCTGTGCACATACAGTACACAGTATGTTTAGTATTAATCAAAGAATATGAGTATTCCAGAATTTTTATGAGTTGGAAAACAAAATGTCTTCTAAGCATGTAAATAAATTGCTTAGCAAAAATGCTCTACCCTGTGAAAGTTACTGTGTTTTCGTCCTGGCAGATTTTCTCCATGATATTCTGGTTGTTTGGATGCCATTTGTCAACTGCAAATTTTTAAATAGTGCCATATTTACAGAATTGAGATCTGGACTTTGTAGAACATTCATCTTTATCTTGTCAAATCCTGTGTTGTCAACAGTCCTTGTATGTGCAATCACTGTCCTGCTGAAATACACCAACGCTGTAGTTTCAGCTTTTAGCAAACTGAAGCAGGTCATCTTGTGATATATCCATCCATTTTGCACAATTTATCCATTCTAATAAGATTCCTAGGCTCTACTGAAGAAAAGCATTCCCATAACAGAACTTATTGTCTGACTTATTGAATTGACATATATGTAGGCTTTATAGGTAGACATACAGCGGTGCAAAGGCACCAGTGGTGCAGTTTTCATGTATTTTCTTCTGTACTGACTCAGTAATACTAATTCTTTCCTTTTGATATTGTTTCATTGTTTTGACTTATTGACACGTgtttgtgaatattaaaatccttAAATTAATAGTTGCTTTATAAAAGCAGCACATTACGAAATTTCCCAATCACTAATTCAGTCCTAGaccctcaaacttaaaatattACAACCTTAATAATATTATCTCCATTCCTCTATCCTCAAACACAAACTCTTACTATTtgacctctccctctctgtctcgcCTCTCATTCACAGGTGCATTCATGGCCAAGTTCTCTCGTCCTTATAAGCGCTGCAGTGGGATCCTGTTTAGTCCCCaggctgtggtgtgtgaggtcgAAGGACAGTGCACCTTGATGTTCCGTGTGTGCAACCTCCTGTCAAGGCCActggttgatgtgtgtgtgaacgcagTTCTCTATGAAGAGCGGGAGGATCACACACTGCACCAAACTGCCCTGGATTTCACACTGGATGGCCTGGGATCTCGACCCTGCCCGCTCTTCCTATCACCTTTGACCTTTCTTCACACTTTGACTCCGGACAGCCCACTCAGTTGTGTCCTTCCACCTGCTGGCCAATCACAGTTTGAGCTGGTGGtgtttctctctgcctctcaggAGGGGACAGGATCTGCCTACCACAAGAGGACATCCTACATGCCTGATGAgatccaatatggccgccgcttcTCCAAAGCAATGGTTCTGCATGGGAAGGCACAAAACAACATAGACACCATGTGCTATTTCGACACGCACCTCTGCCCACTCTCggtacccaacacacacaccaactctctGGATAAGGAGTTTGTAGTGCAGGTCAATGGTGAAGGCAATGACAAGACTGAATAATTGCTTTTCCCCCTGTCCACTCTGTGCATATTAAGGAGCTCTCCACTTGTGACCAACAACTTCTGGccaattccccccccccccccccccccgattccTAGCACCTGTCTGAATGCTAATAAGGATAGCTTCTGGATGGTCTAAGTTAGAAAAGCCTAATCAAATATTTTTCCTTTCATTACCACTTTGCTGCTATGGTTACTAAGTGCTGCACATCTCCAAGGTCTATCCGCTATTCCAAAATACTAAGGATGATGGTATTTGGTGCTTCATCCACTTATTCAAATATGGTCTTGAGAAGCTAAAAGGTCGAGCATGCCTCATCTAATGCATGAAGGATTTGACAAAAGACTGATTAACTTAATCAAGTGACTTGGACTGGAGAAAACTAtagaaacacaaacaaaattCTTGATGAATAGAACAAGACTAAAACTGTCCTACCTTGTTTTTCTGAATCCAgtttaaaatagatttgagctGGAAAAACATTAAATCTCTAACGAGAGGATTTAGCACCATACGGAGGCAAATATTTACCtaataatgtaaaataatgtTATTCATCACTGCTAATAGAAGAGCTATGTACTACTACTGTCAACAGACTAGAAATTAGTCAGTTAAGTACCATGTATTTATGGTACTGGTTAGAAGATTTGCATAACTTCAAAACAAAGCTGCAAAATAGAAAAAAGTGCTACTCCTTACCTCTTCAATGGTTAATTTAAAAATAACCCCAACATTTGAGAGGACAGTTTAAAACAAGTTTCAAGACTGAAGATTTCAAAGTCCATCagaactggattttttttactgtacttTTTACCCAGCTCCTTTCAAGTCTAGTTGGCAATACTCACCAGTACAGCTGGCTACTGGCAGTGTAATGTGGGGTAAGAACAACTTGAAGAATGCTGATCCTTTCTCTCAAGCAGTGAAGGTggaaacagtgtttgctggcttCTTATTAATATCAGGTTAGGATATTTTTCTCGGATTCAAACTAAATGCCTGTGACACTTTCCAAAGAGGAGATATTGGCACTGAGGTGGAATAAGCATTTAGAGAATAATTCAATATCAACCTAAATTAAATCTTCACATAAATCTGGATGATTTTATTGGTAGCCACACACTGTATATCATCTTTATTTTCTGATTAGACCTAAGTAATACTGTGTATTATTATTGTACATATATTCTGTTAAAATTCTGTTTTTGCTCTTAAAGTTTGGTTCTTTACTCTCAGAGGAGTAGGAGGTTTTTCACTGACAAAGGTAATTGGAAGTCTATGGTTATTGATGTTTGCTCCTTAAGAaatcaaatacacacatatatatatatatatatattagtgctgtcaattccaggtgccgcgattaaaaatcctcaccaggattttgctctggcttcctggattgtgttgattccactaattttacctggattgctaattagaaaatctagcaagcttgagcaaaatcctggtgaggacttttaatcgcggcacctggaattaacagcactaatatatgtatatgtatgtatgtatatatatatatatatatatatatatatatatatatatatatatatatatatatatatatatatatatatatatagagagagagagagagagagagagagagagagagagagagagtgtaaataatatatatattataatatataatcttCTATTGAATATCCATTCACATAAATATTTAGGGTACTTTTTAATGCTACATTTTTAAGTAATGTCATTTTGTAACATGTTTGTGACGAGAGCTAAAAAAAAgttcttaaaaatgaaaaacaaaggaATATTTGGTTTTGATTTTTTGCTTAagccatcacaatgaaaacaatTTAACC
This sequence is a window from Brachyhypopomus gauderio isolate BG-103 chromosome 16, BGAUD_0.2, whole genome shotgun sequence. Protein-coding genes within it:
- the kcnj13 gene encoding inward rectifier potassium channel 13, whose amino-acid sequence is MATTAASSSGSSSDRKSATSPLMAKPHAHQQRLVSKDGRSLVRSPTYRGRASWLGALRDLWGTWLSLRWRWMVLAFCGSFLLHWLLFAVLWYLLAHANGDLTVDHDNPPPGHTLCVKYVTGFTAAFSFALETQLTIGYGTMYPNADCPTAIALLALQMLLGLMLEAFITGAFMAKFSRPYKRCSGILFSPQAVVCEVEGQCTLMFRVCNLLSRPLVDVCVNAVLYEEREDHTLHQTALDFTLDGLGSRPCPLFLSPLTFLHTLTPDSPLSCVLPPAGQSQFELVVFLSASQEGTGSAYHKRTSYMPDEIQYGRRFSKAMVLHGKAQNNIDTMCYFDTHLCPLSVPNTHTNSLDKEFVVQVNGEGNDKTE